From Woronichinia naegeliana WA131, the proteins below share one genomic window:
- a CDS encoding Rpn family recombination-promoting nuclease/putative transposase translates to MLGQPLEDATHYKFISAEVKEKAFRFDGIFMPDREDKPLYFVEVQFQNKHDFYWELIAEINLYLNQYKPVQDWKAVALFAQRRFEVTALTLYQQELINSGRIIPIYLDEVRSGSIGVGLIQLILAQDVQAPVLVQQLLERAKTEIADPLVTHDIIDLLETVLVSKFAQLSREEIQAMFLLSDIKQTRVYQEAKQEGRQEGRQEGEIRLLIRQLSRRFGKISDRRIQVINSLTLEQLDDLGEALLDFSELADLDNWLEFRIRE, encoded by the coding sequence TTGTTAGGACAGCCCCTTGAAGATGCAACTCATTATAAATTTATTTCTGCTGAAGTTAAAGAAAAAGCCTTTCGTTTTGATGGAATTTTTATGCCTGATAGAGAGGATAAGCCCCTCTATTTTGTCGAGGTACAATTCCAAAATAAACATGATTTTTACTGGGAATTAATTGCTGAAATTAATCTCTATTTGAATCAATATAAACCTGTTCAGGATTGGAAGGCTGTTGCTCTTTTTGCCCAACGTCGTTTTGAGGTGACAGCTTTAACGCTTTACCAACAGGAATTGATTAATAGTGGTCGAATTATTCCTATCTATTTAGATGAAGTGCGATCGGGTTCTATTGGAGTCGGATTGATTCAGTTAATCCTAGCTCAAGATGTTCAAGCTCCTGTTTTAGTCCAACAATTATTGGAAAGAGCAAAAACAGAAATTGCTGATCCTTTAGTAACCCACGATATTATAGATTTATTGGAGACGGTTTTGGTTTCCAAATTTGCCCAATTGAGCCGAGAGGAGATTCAAGCAATGTTTTTACTGAGTGATATTAAGCAAACACGAGTCTATCAAGAGGCTAAACAGGAGGGTCGTCAAGAGGGTCGCCAAGAGGGAGAGATTCGTTTGCTGATTCGTCAGTTATCTCGGCGGTTTGGCAAGATTAGCGATCGCCGTATTCAAGTGATTAATAGTTTGACGCTTGAGCAGTTGGATGATTTGGGGGAAGCTCTGCTAGATTTCAGTGAGCTTGCAGATTTGGATAATTGGTTAGAGTTTCGGATTAGGGAATAA
- a CDS encoding retroviral-like aspartic protease has translation MFDSQRFNFQPKTDLLGVIDYIPYLPLRLTYQNQDLDVMGLLDTGASVNVLPYQIGLRLGAIWEKQTISIPLAGNLSQQEAKGLLVLAKVGHFPSISLVFAWARVDNIPLLLGRTNFFKEFDVCFYNSQLAFEVCPK, from the coding sequence ATGTTTGATTCTCAAAGGTTTAATTTTCAACCCAAAACTGATTTATTGGGGGTGATTGATTATATTCCTTATTTACCCTTAAGATTAACTTATCAAAATCAAGATTTGGATGTAATGGGATTGTTGGACACTGGAGCCAGTGTTAATGTTTTACCCTATCAAATTGGTTTACGATTGGGAGCTATTTGGGAAAAACAAACTATTTCTATTCCCTTAGCTGGTAATTTATCACAACAAGAAGCTAAGGGTTTATTAGTATTAGCAAAAGTTGGTCATTTTCCTTCCATTAGTTTAGTTTTTGCATGGGCGAGAGTTGATAATATTCCCCTACTTTTAGGAAGGACAAATTTTTTTAAGGAGTTTGATGTTTGTTTTTATAATTCACAATTAGCTTTTGAAGTATGTCCAAAGTAA